A genomic window from Micromonospora violae includes:
- a CDS encoding peptidoglycan-binding domain-containing protein, whose translation MGGSGNCVKAIQGIANVISITNSARREAGPIARDGHYGPKTEAAIIKIQRAAGIGVDGWVGPQTWAALCYYGAFWGNDMQAKADYRWAKSYAC comes from the coding sequence TTGGGCGGTAGCGGTAACTGCGTCAAGGCGATCCAGGGAATCGCGAACGTCATCTCGATCACCAACTCGGCCCGCCGCGAAGCCGGTCCGATCGCCCGGGACGGCCACTACGGCCCCAAGACCGAGGCCGCGATCATCAAGATCCAGCGCGCGGCGGGGATCGGTGTCGACGGGTGGGTCGGCCCGCAGACCTGGGCGGCGCTCTGCTACTACGGCGCGTTCTGGGGTAACGACATGCAGGCCAAGGCCGACTACCGCTGGGCGAAGTCCTACGCCTGCTGA
- a CDS encoding AfsR/SARP family transcriptional regulator: MKQRLLLATLLLRPNEVVGTNELTAMLWGDEEPASAAANLRTYVRGLRRSLGGGATWDGITAAGGGYLLRVGPDERDLDLFDAAAARGREAFAASDLDRAEAELSAALGLWRGAPLSDLPLRSTLARRVAQVEERRLLVEEDYAEVVLALGAPADVVHRLRGLLERHPLRQRAWGQLMVGLYRIGDVAGALDAFRQARQTLADETGLDPAPELVTLYDDILHHRPGLAAQAPPGPDRPAPDTAVEPLIQRPEQLPRAVPEFVGRSVELAALDGLLGTGAEGPTSVAISVVSGMAGVGKTALALHWAHRVADRFPDGQLYVNLRGYDEAGVVSPADALSGFLEALGVPHARIPSDLEARTGLYRSLLASRRMLLVLDNARDSAQVRALLPGAGSCLVVVTSRDRLGGLIAAECAIPLTLDVLTADESMSLLARRLGVSRLASESVAVADIIDTAGRLPLALSIVAARAATHPTFPLSAIAAELHSAEARLDALADGDVRRVFSWSYLALGADAARLFTLLGLHPGPDLTVAAAAALAGVSAAAVTPLLRELTRLNLLAEHAPGRFAFHDLLRAYAAELAHSSERGDERGLARQRLYDHYLHAAYPAALLLQPQWPRIEPVPPLPVPARRPVTDHDGALAWFTAEHRVLVRVVRQAAESGFETYAWQLAWALNTFVAPRGLWQDQLAIQGVALAAAEKIDDLAGQAVANRLVSRALTRLGDRVMAEYRLKRALELHERLGDPIGQAQTLHNYCELCYLDGRLDEALAHGREALRLYRLVGNHAGEARTLNAIGWLLASTGDYVQAIASCTEALEQQRRTDDRNGQAATLDSLGFAYDRLGDRDRAADCYEQAITLFRDSADRYHEAETLIRLGDTREAMGDRNAAAAAWRLAARIYQDVGDPAAEEVRGRLERLVPS; encoded by the coding sequence GTGAAGCAGCGTCTCCTGCTGGCGACCCTGCTGCTGCGCCCGAATGAGGTCGTCGGCACCAACGAGTTGACCGCGATGCTGTGGGGCGACGAGGAGCCGGCGTCGGCCGCCGCGAACCTCCGCACCTATGTGCGCGGGTTGCGGCGCTCGCTGGGCGGTGGGGCGACCTGGGACGGGATAACCGCCGCGGGCGGCGGCTACCTGCTGCGGGTGGGCCCAGACGAACGGGACCTGGACCTGTTCGACGCCGCGGCGGCGCGGGGCCGGGAGGCGTTCGCCGCCTCCGATCTGGACCGCGCCGAGGCCGAACTCTCCGCCGCGTTGGGCCTGTGGCGTGGTGCGCCGTTGTCCGACCTGCCGCTGCGCTCGACGTTGGCTCGGCGGGTGGCGCAGGTGGAGGAACGTCGGTTGCTCGTCGAGGAGGACTACGCCGAGGTGGTGCTGGCCCTCGGCGCGCCGGCCGACGTCGTACACCGTTTGCGCGGCCTGCTCGAACGGCACCCGCTGCGGCAGCGGGCGTGGGGCCAGCTGATGGTGGGCCTGTACCGCATCGGAGACGTGGCCGGCGCGCTGGATGCTTTCCGGCAGGCCCGTCAGACGCTGGCGGACGAGACCGGCCTCGATCCCGCACCCGAGCTCGTCACCCTCTACGACGACATCCTGCATCACCGCCCGGGGCTGGCGGCGCAAGCACCACCGGGGCCGGACCGGCCGGCGCCGGACACGGCAGTGGAGCCGCTCATTCAGCGCCCCGAGCAACTGCCACGTGCGGTGCCGGAGTTCGTCGGACGCAGCGTCGAACTGGCGGCCCTCGATGGGCTTCTGGGCACCGGGGCTGAGGGGCCGACGAGTGTGGCCATCTCGGTGGTGTCCGGCATGGCCGGAGTTGGCAAGACGGCCCTGGCGTTGCACTGGGCGCACCGGGTCGCCGACCGTTTCCCGGACGGCCAGCTCTACGTGAACCTACGCGGCTACGACGAAGCGGGCGTGGTGTCCCCGGCCGATGCGCTGTCCGGTTTCCTCGAAGCGCTCGGCGTGCCCCACGCCCGGATCCCCTCCGACCTGGAGGCCCGGACCGGTCTCTACCGCAGCCTGCTGGCCTCCCGTCGAATGCTCCTGGTGCTCGACAACGCCCGCGACTCCGCCCAGGTGCGTGCCCTGCTGCCCGGTGCGGGCAGTTGCCTGGTCGTGGTCACCAGCCGGGACCGGCTCGGCGGCCTGATCGCCGCCGAGTGCGCCATCCCGTTGACACTGGACGTGCTCACGGCGGACGAGTCGATGAGCCTGCTCGCCAGACGTCTCGGGGTCAGCCGGCTCGCCTCCGAGTCGGTGGCGGTGGCCGACATCATCGATACCGCCGGGCGCCTCCCGCTGGCACTGTCGATCGTGGCGGCGCGCGCCGCGACCCATCCCACGTTTCCGCTCAGCGCGATCGCCGCCGAACTGCACTCCGCCGAGGCGAGGCTGGACGCGTTGGCCGACGGCGACGTCCGGCGTGTGTTCTCCTGGTCGTACCTGGCCCTGGGCGCGGACGCGGCCCGGCTGTTCACCCTGCTGGGGCTGCATCCGGGCCCGGACCTGACCGTCGCCGCGGCCGCGGCGCTCGCCGGTGTGTCGGCCGCGGCCGTGACGCCGCTGCTGCGGGAATTGACCCGGCTCAACCTGCTGGCGGAGCACGCGCCCGGCCGGTTCGCCTTCCACGATCTTCTGCGCGCGTACGCGGCCGAGCTCGCCCACTCGTCGGAGCGCGGCGACGAACGCGGCCTGGCCCGACAGCGCCTGTACGACCACTACCTGCACGCCGCGTATCCGGCTGCGTTGCTGCTCCAGCCGCAGTGGCCGCGGATCGAGCCGGTGCCGCCGCTGCCGGTGCCCGCCCGGCGGCCGGTGACCGACCACGACGGCGCGCTGGCCTGGTTCACGGCGGAGCATCGGGTGCTGGTCCGGGTGGTCCGACAGGCCGCCGAGAGCGGCTTCGAAACGTACGCCTGGCAGCTCGCGTGGGCGCTGAACACCTTCGTGGCCCCGCGCGGTCTCTGGCAGGACCAGCTCGCCATCCAAGGGGTCGCGCTGGCGGCCGCCGAGAAGATCGACGACCTCGCCGGTCAGGCCGTCGCCAACCGGCTGGTCTCCCGCGCGCTGACCCGACTGGGCGACCGCGTCATGGCCGAGTACCGGCTCAAGCGCGCCCTTGAGCTGCACGAACGTCTCGGCGACCCGATCGGCCAGGCCCAGACGCTGCACAACTACTGCGAACTCTGCTATCTGGACGGCCGGCTCGACGAGGCGCTCGCGCACGGTCGCGAGGCGCTGCGGCTCTACCGGCTGGTCGGCAACCACGCGGGCGAAGCCCGGACGCTCAACGCGATCGGTTGGCTGCTCGCCAGCACCGGCGACTACGTCCAGGCCATCGCCAGCTGCACCGAGGCCCTTGAGCAGCAACGACGGACCGACGACCGCAACGGTCAGGCCGCGACGTTGGACAGCCTCGGCTTCGCCTACGACCGCCTCGGTGACCGGGACCGCGCGGCTGACTGCTACGAGCAGGCGATCACGCTCTTCCGCGACTCCGCGGACCGGTACCACGAGGCGGAGACCCTCATCCGGCTCGGGGACACCCGGGAGGCGATGGGCGACCGGAACGCCGCCGCTGCCGCGTGGCGCCTGGCCGCGCGGATCTACCAGGACGTGGGCGACCCGGCAGCCGAGGAGGTCCGCGGCCGCCTCGAACGTCTGGTCCCGTCCTAG
- a CDS encoding alpha-ketoglutarate-dependent dioxygenase AlkB yields MTQVAYQPSMLDLADAGPTLGPLPGQIRRHQLSRGAWVDHLPGWVRGSDAVLDTLLTQVPWRAERRTMYDAEVDVPRLLCWYDRARPLPHPVLTAARAALSGHYAPELGEPFVTAGMCLYRSGRDSVAWHGDTIGRSAHTDTVVAIVSFGAPRPLLLRPRGGGESLRFPVGHGDLIVMGGSCQRTWEHAIPKTTRPVGPRVSVQFRPHNVA; encoded by the coding sequence ATGACGCAGGTCGCCTACCAGCCGTCGATGCTCGACCTGGCCGACGCCGGGCCGACCCTGGGGCCGCTGCCCGGCCAGATCCGCCGGCACCAGCTCAGCCGGGGCGCCTGGGTCGACCACCTGCCCGGCTGGGTGCGCGGCTCCGACGCGGTCCTCGACACCCTGCTCACCCAGGTGCCCTGGCGTGCCGAACGGCGCACCATGTATGACGCCGAGGTCGACGTGCCCCGCCTGCTCTGCTGGTACGACCGCGCGAGGCCACTCCCCCACCCCGTGCTCACGGCCGCGCGGGCGGCGTTGAGCGGGCACTACGCGCCGGAGCTGGGTGAACCCTTCGTCACCGCCGGCATGTGCCTCTACCGCTCCGGGCGCGACAGCGTGGCCTGGCACGGCGACACCATCGGCCGCTCGGCGCACACCGACACGGTCGTCGCGATCGTCTCCTTCGGAGCACCCCGACCGCTGCTGCTCCGCCCCCGCGGCGGCGGCGAGAGCCTGCGCTTCCCGGTGGGCCACGGCGACCTGATCGTGATGGGCGGCTCCTGTCAACGCACCTGGGAACACGCCATCCCCAAGACCACCCGTCCGGTCGGCCCCCGGGTGAGCGTCCAGTTCCGCCCCCACAACGTCGCCTGA
- a CDS encoding PseG/SpsG family protein, whose amino-acid sequence MSTLKVGLRCDAGPRRGVGHLVRCLALAEEFLARGADVTVFGTVERLDWAVAELAARGIPLLPGPDSAAELVEAARRHHLDVLVLDSYELDPAGAGALRAAGVFTLAIIDGDSRGQVADLYLDQNFGAEQPSLGSGAELPAPGSGAELPAPGSGAELPGLGSGAELSGLGSRAGLPGRLLAGSGYALLRDTVISARPPVVPPATEVSRPRVLAFFGGTDAVGAAPVLTRVLVATGHPMDLTVIVGRPEIEAQVDDVAPGRGQIIRPVPPTTELPALITGADLVISAAGTSTWELCCLGAPSALVCVVDNQRESYTRVVRHGLAAGLGELSALTTAGVAGRAARATAARTLHGLLSSPQRRATLAARAWSTVDGQGRTRVVDAVLNATHPANA is encoded by the coding sequence CTGAGCACCCTGAAGGTCGGGTTGCGGTGCGACGCGGGGCCGCGGCGCGGCGTCGGTCACCTCGTCCGCTGCCTGGCGCTCGCCGAGGAGTTCCTCGCCCGTGGCGCCGACGTCACCGTGTTCGGCACCGTCGAACGGCTCGACTGGGCCGTCGCGGAGCTGGCCGCGCGCGGCATTCCGCTGCTCCCCGGCCCGGACTCGGCGGCCGAACTGGTCGAGGCAGCCCGCCGACACCACCTGGACGTGCTGGTCCTCGACTCGTACGAGCTGGACCCGGCCGGGGCCGGCGCGCTGCGCGCCGCCGGCGTGTTCACCCTCGCCATCATCGACGGCGACAGCCGGGGCCAGGTCGCGGACCTCTACCTCGACCAGAACTTCGGAGCGGAGCAGCCGAGCCTGGGCTCCGGGGCAGAGCTGCCGGCTCCGGGCTCCGGGGCAGAGCTGCCGGCTCCGGGCTCCGGGGCAGAGCTGCCCGGCCTGGGCTCCGGGGCGGAGCTGTCCGGCCTGGGCTCCCGGGCAGGACTGCCGGGCCGGCTGCTCGCCGGCAGTGGCTACGCCCTGTTGCGCGACACCGTGATCAGCGCCCGGCCACCGGTCGTCCCGCCCGCCACGGAGGTCAGCCGCCCCCGGGTGCTGGCCTTCTTCGGCGGCACCGACGCGGTCGGCGCGGCCCCGGTCCTGACCCGGGTGCTGGTGGCCACCGGTCACCCGATGGACCTCACGGTCATCGTCGGGCGACCCGAGATCGAGGCGCAGGTCGACGACGTCGCCCCGGGCCGGGGGCAGATCATCCGACCGGTCCCGCCCACCACCGAACTGCCGGCGCTGATCACCGGAGCCGACCTGGTGATCAGCGCCGCCGGCACGTCCACCTGGGAACTCTGCTGCCTCGGCGCGCCCAGCGCACTGGTCTGCGTGGTCGACAACCAACGTGAGTCGTACACCCGGGTGGTACGGCACGGCCTGGCCGCCGGCCTCGGCGAGCTGTCGGCGCTGACCACCGCCGGCGTCGCCGGACGTGCCGCCCGCGCCACGGCGGCGCGGACCCTGCACGGGTTGCTCAGCTCACCGCAGCGCCGCGCGACGCTCGCCGCACGCGCCTGGTCCACCGTCGACGGTCAGGGCCGCACACGAGTCGTAGACGCGGTACTCAACGCCACCCACCCCGCCAACGCCTAA
- a CDS encoding glycosyltransferase family protein: MTDVPPIGGSAAPRIVGIVQARMGSSRLPGKVLRPLAGRSVLGRVVRAARDSGVLADLVVATSTDAVDDAVAAECARLDVPCHRGPVDDVLDRFVGALAAHPGDAVMRFTADCPLLDPEIITLVASVYRAVPGLDYASTSIARTLPRGLDVEIIRAETLRTLGQLATDHHRVHVTSYAYTHPELFRVLGVTLTPDRSALRLTLDTEQDWALVSAIIDHFGDISVPLTKLADWLDGQPRLRALNADVRQKLLEES; this comes from the coding sequence GTGACCGACGTACCGCCGATTGGGGGCAGCGCGGCGCCACGGATCGTCGGCATCGTGCAGGCGCGCATGGGTTCGTCCCGGCTGCCCGGCAAGGTGCTCCGCCCTCTCGCCGGGCGTTCCGTGCTGGGCCGGGTCGTCCGCGCCGCCCGCGACAGCGGCGTCCTGGCCGACCTGGTGGTCGCCACCAGCACCGACGCGGTCGACGACGCGGTGGCCGCCGAGTGCGCGCGGCTGGACGTGCCGTGCCACCGTGGCCCGGTCGACGACGTGCTGGACCGGTTCGTGGGCGCACTCGCGGCGCACCCGGGGGACGCCGTCATGCGGTTCACCGCCGACTGCCCGCTGCTCGACCCGGAGATCATCACCCTGGTCGCGTCGGTGTACCGGGCGGTCCCCGGGTTGGACTACGCGAGCACGTCGATCGCCCGTACCCTGCCCCGAGGGCTGGACGTCGAGATCATCCGAGCGGAGACCCTGCGCACCCTGGGCCAGCTCGCCACCGACCACCACCGGGTGCACGTCACCTCGTACGCGTACACCCATCCGGAGCTGTTCCGGGTGCTCGGGGTGACACTCACCCCGGACCGCTCCGCGCTGCGGCTCACCCTCGACACCGAACAGGACTGGGCCCTGGTCAGCGCGATCATCGACCACTTCGGGGACATCAGCGTGCCGCTGACGAAGCTGGCCGACTGGCTCGACGGTCAACCCCGGCTGCGGGCCCTCAACGCCGACGTACGACAGAAGCTGTTGGAGGAGTCCTGA
- a CDS encoding class I SAM-dependent methyltransferase, with amino-acid sequence MTTETAPASRITLPGGEMLAWSDLPQDRLANGGPVAALAARLVPPGTRVLVAGPHDPALLDQLSHAEVTCLLRSHPDAVALAHRAARVVVGGPAGLPADETYDVVIAAAGLDPVESVEGTRLGWDGVLARLATAVRPGGALLLHLDNPLGLHRLVDSTPWYARRDDSAWEIGGVLDRAHPANRDQLRERLAVVGLRPAACWAAYPEVGAPTALLDADHLDRDAGSGLFDAVLHGACAGGFTGAEVLQDPARLAVDALHAGRAADLAPGWLTLAHRPADPTDPATPTVDRDLPVALVQTGRPGLGVLEVLHGPSGWRWGLIPATDATTPTAAPFASRTAAYRDADALSGPVPAGRLLRTLLLDAALRRDLVTVRALLRGYAGWLTDQADPDGRIAGAAALAGTDNVVVDGDRYAVLDPSWRAAAALPADVVLARGLWRFAAGLLTGGYAHPWPSTLDVAGLTVVLGGLAGHDLDRATVSAAVEAEAAIAAALHGLDVAGRVDLATDLHAVAPTDPPAGQHSYQQLREAWLRQREELTRLTALTAWTEELLTSRERALRRAEATIGLLSGSLSYRVGRLAITPARLAKRGARAAKRRATAALSPKQEEQQ; translated from the coding sequence GTGACGACTGAGACGGCACCCGCCAGCCGGATCACCCTGCCGGGCGGCGAGATGCTGGCCTGGTCGGACCTGCCGCAGGACCGGCTGGCCAACGGTGGGCCCGTCGCCGCGCTGGCCGCCCGGCTGGTGCCGCCCGGCACCCGGGTGCTGGTGGCCGGTCCCCACGACCCGGCGCTGCTCGACCAGCTCAGCCACGCCGAGGTGACCTGCCTGCTGCGCAGCCACCCGGACGCGGTGGCGTTGGCGCACCGGGCCGCGCGGGTGGTGGTGGGCGGCCCGGCCGGGCTGCCCGCCGACGAGACGTACGACGTGGTGATCGCCGCCGCCGGACTGGACCCGGTGGAGTCGGTGGAGGGCACCCGGCTCGGCTGGGACGGCGTGCTGGCCCGACTCGCCACCGCGGTGCGACCCGGTGGCGCGTTGCTGCTGCACCTGGACAACCCGCTGGGCCTGCACCGACTGGTCGACAGCACCCCCTGGTACGCCCGCCGGGACGACTCCGCCTGGGAGATCGGCGGGGTGCTGGACCGCGCCCACCCGGCCAACCGCGACCAACTGCGCGAGCGGCTCGCCGTGGTGGGGCTGCGACCGGCTGCCTGCTGGGCCGCGTACCCCGAGGTCGGTGCCCCGACGGCGCTGCTGGACGCCGACCACCTCGACCGGGACGCGGGCTCCGGGCTGTTCGACGCGGTCCTGCACGGCGCCTGCGCCGGGGGTTTCACCGGTGCAGAGGTGCTCCAGGACCCGGCCCGACTGGCGGTGGACGCGCTGCACGCCGGGCGCGCCGCCGACCTCGCACCGGGCTGGCTGACGCTCGCCCACCGGCCCGCCGACCCCACCGACCCGGCCACTCCGACCGTCGACCGGGACCTGCCGGTGGCCCTCGTGCAGACCGGACGCCCCGGGCTCGGTGTGCTGGAGGTCCTGCACGGCCCCTCCGGTTGGCGTTGGGGGCTCATCCCGGCCACCGACGCGACGACGCCGACCGCCGCGCCGTTCGCCAGCCGCACGGCCGCGTACCGGGACGCCGACGCGCTGTCCGGGCCGGTGCCGGCCGGCCGGCTGCTGCGTACCCTGCTGCTCGACGCGGCCCTGCGCCGCGACCTGGTCACCGTACGCGCGCTGCTGCGCGGGTACGCCGGTTGGCTCACCGACCAGGCCGACCCCGACGGCCGGATCGCCGGCGCGGCGGCGCTGGCCGGCACCGACAACGTGGTGGTCGACGGCGACCGGTACGCGGTGCTCGACCCCAGCTGGCGGGCCGCCGCCGCGCTGCCCGCCGACGTGGTGCTGGCCCGCGGGCTGTGGCGCTTCGCCGCCGGCCTGCTCACCGGAGGGTACGCCCATCCGTGGCCGTCCACTCTCGACGTCGCCGGCCTGACCGTGGTGCTCGGTGGCCTCGCCGGCCACGACCTCGACCGCGCGACAGTCAGTGCGGCGGTCGAGGCCGAGGCGGCCATCGCCGCCGCGCTGCACGGGCTGGACGTCGCCGGCCGGGTCGACCTCGCCACCGACCTGCACGCCGTCGCGCCGACCGACCCGCCGGCCGGGCAGCACAGTTACCAGCAGTTGCGTGAGGCGTGGCTGCGCCAGCGCGAGGAACTCACCCGGCTGACCGCGCTGACCGCATGGACCGAGGAGCTGCTCACCTCGCGGGAACGGGCGCTGCGCCGGGCCGAGGCGACGATCGGCCTGCTCAGCGGGTCGCTCAGCTACCGGGTGGGCCGGCTCGCCATCACCCCGGCCCGGCTCGCCAAGCGGGGTGCCCGCGCGGCCAAACGCCGGGCCACCGCGGCGCTCTCCCCCAAGCAGGAGGAGCAGCAGTGA
- a CDS encoding DegT/DnrJ/EryC1/StrS family aminotransferase codes for MTGMLPYGRQSISEDDVAAVADVLRGDWLTTGPQVDAFEADLARWTGGVGVAAVSNGTAALHVAYAAAGVGPGDEVVVPPMTFVATASSAVALGATVVFADVDDETFCLDPAAAAAAVTSRTKVVAAVDYAGHPADYDALRTSMRGSDALLLADAAHSIGGTYHGRPVGSLADLTTFSFFPTKNLTTAEGGAVAALNPQILKRARRFRGVGVVRDRDDLRFPDEGGWHQEVHEFGLNYRLPDVLCALGRSQLRRLGEFTARRSALVARYDEALADLDGVLLPNRKSWADPAWHLYPIRVLDGRRREVYDRMRAAGIGVQVNYIPVHWHPAFADLGYRRGSCPVAESFYSQQLSLPLYPGLSDADQDRVIDALTAAVRVGSVRSAA; via the coding sequence ATGACGGGGATGCTCCCGTACGGCCGGCAGTCGATCAGCGAGGACGACGTCGCGGCCGTCGCCGACGTGCTGCGCGGCGACTGGCTCACCACCGGGCCGCAGGTCGACGCCTTCGAGGCTGACCTGGCCCGGTGGACCGGCGGGGTCGGCGTCGCCGCCGTCTCCAACGGCACCGCCGCGCTGCACGTGGCGTACGCGGCGGCCGGGGTGGGACCGGGCGACGAGGTGGTCGTACCGCCGATGACGTTCGTGGCGACCGCGAGCAGCGCGGTCGCCCTCGGCGCGACGGTCGTGTTCGCCGACGTCGACGACGAGACGTTCTGCCTCGACCCGGCGGCGGCCGCCGCCGCGGTCACCTCGCGGACGAAGGTCGTCGCCGCCGTCGACTACGCCGGCCACCCGGCCGACTACGACGCGCTGCGCACGTCGATGCGGGGCAGCGACGCGCTGCTGCTGGCCGACGCGGCGCACTCTATCGGTGGCACCTATCACGGCCGGCCGGTCGGGTCGCTCGCCGACCTGACCACGTTCTCGTTCTTCCCGACCAAGAACCTGACCACCGCCGAGGGCGGCGCCGTCGCGGCGCTGAACCCGCAGATCCTGAAGCGGGCCCGTCGGTTCCGGGGCGTCGGCGTGGTCCGCGACCGCGACGACCTGCGCTTCCCGGACGAGGGTGGCTGGCACCAGGAGGTCCACGAGTTCGGGTTGAACTACCGACTGCCCGACGTGCTCTGCGCCCTGGGCCGCAGCCAACTGCGTCGACTCGGCGAGTTCACCGCCCGCCGCAGCGCCCTGGTGGCCCGCTACGACGAGGCGCTGGCCGACCTGGACGGCGTGCTGCTGCCCAACCGCAAGTCGTGGGCCGACCCGGCCTGGCACCTCTACCCGATCCGGGTGCTCGACGGTCGCCGCCGCGAGGTGTACGACCGGATGCGGGCCGCCGGCATCGGCGTGCAGGTCAACTACATCCCGGTGCACTGGCACCCGGCCTTCGCCGACCTGGGTTACCGGCGCGGCTCCTGCCCGGTGGCCGAGTCGTTCTACTCCCAGCAGCTGTCGCTGCCGCTCTACCCGGGGCTCAGCGACGCCGACCAGGACCGCGTCATCGACGCGCTGACCGCCGCGGTCCGGGTCGGCTCGGTGCGTTCCGCCGCCTGA
- the pseB gene encoding UDP-N-acetylglucosamine 4,6-dehydratase (inverting), translating to MSELNGSSILITGGTGSFGRTFLRHILNEADPARVVVFSRDELKQYELRQQLGDDPRLRWFIGDIRDRHRLTRAMHGVDHVVHAAALKQVDTAEYNPSEYIATNITGSQHVVDAAIEAGVKKVIALSTDKASSPINLYGATKLVGDKLFVSANHYAAQHPTRFAVVRYGNVVGSRGSVVPLFRRLAAEGKSLPITDKRMTRFWITLDQAVQFVMDSFDQMQGGELFVPRIPSMRILDLVEAVAPDATTHEIGIRPGEKLHEEMIAPDDSRRTLRADGRFIVQPTIATWGYQPPVGCDPVSDGFAYQSDTNDEWLSVEQLRDMLGLN from the coding sequence TTGAGTGAGTTGAATGGATCGTCCATTCTGATCACCGGGGGAACTGGTTCCTTCGGTAGGACGTTCCTCCGGCACATCCTCAACGAGGCCGACCCCGCCCGCGTGGTGGTGTTCTCCCGCGATGAACTCAAGCAGTACGAGCTGCGCCAGCAGCTCGGCGACGACCCGCGACTGCGCTGGTTCATCGGCGACATCCGGGACCGGCACCGCCTCACCCGGGCCATGCACGGCGTGGACCACGTGGTGCACGCCGCCGCGCTGAAGCAGGTGGACACCGCGGAGTACAACCCCTCGGAGTACATCGCCACCAACATCACCGGCTCGCAGCACGTCGTCGACGCGGCGATCGAGGCCGGCGTCAAGAAGGTCATCGCGCTCTCCACCGACAAGGCGTCCAGCCCGATCAACCTGTACGGCGCGACGAAGCTGGTCGGCGACAAGTTGTTCGTGTCGGCCAACCACTACGCCGCCCAGCACCCCACCCGGTTCGCGGTGGTGCGCTACGGCAACGTGGTGGGCAGCCGCGGCTCGGTCGTCCCGCTGTTCCGCCGGCTGGCCGCCGAGGGCAAGAGCCTGCCGATCACCGACAAGCGGATGACCCGGTTCTGGATCACCCTCGACCAGGCCGTGCAGTTCGTCATGGACTCGTTCGACCAGATGCAGGGCGGCGAGCTGTTCGTGCCTCGGATCCCGAGCATGCGCATCCTCGACCTGGTCGAGGCCGTGGCCCCGGACGCCACCACGCACGAGATCGGGATCCGGCCGGGCGAGAAGCTGCACGAGGAGATGATCGCGCCCGACGACAGCCGGCGGACGCTGCGCGCCGATGGCCGGTTCATCGTCCAGCCGACGATCGCCACCTGGGGTTACCAGCCGCCGGTCGGCTGCGACCCGGTGTCGGACGGCTTCGCCTACCAGTCGGACACCAACGACGAGTGGCTCAGCGTCGAGCAGTTGCGCGACATGCTCGGCCTCAACTGA
- a CDS encoding GNAT family N-acetyltransferase, giving the protein MNGKERETHVLREATADDVHLMLSWRNQETNRQVSKTRHEITPEEHARWWSAVRDDPSRRVLMYVRDDRPCGVVTFFDLRLDGPRTGAWGFYLDADGLDRRGETLPAWLGVMREAVEYAFDGLHLDRLDGEVLSHNTVVRQMNRRFRFVEGTPRQELSDGRDITVIPISLARADRRQR; this is encoded by the coding sequence GTGAACGGCAAGGAAAGAGAGACGCACGTGCTGCGCGAAGCGACGGCGGACGACGTTCATCTGATGTTGTCCTGGCGTAATCAGGAAACCAATCGGCAGGTCAGCAAGACCCGTCACGAGATCACTCCCGAGGAGCACGCCCGGTGGTGGTCGGCGGTCCGCGACGACCCGTCCCGGCGGGTGCTGATGTACGTCCGCGACGACCGACCCTGCGGTGTGGTCACCTTCTTCGACCTGCGGTTGGACGGTCCACGCACCGGCGCGTGGGGCTTCTATCTGGACGCCGACGGGCTGGACCGGCGGGGCGAGACGCTGCCGGCCTGGCTGGGGGTCATGCGGGAGGCCGTCGAGTACGCCTTCGACGGGCTGCACCTGGACCGACTCGACGGCGAGGTGCTCAGCCACAATACCGTCGTACGACAGATGAACCGGCGTTTTCGATTCGTCGAGGGCACCCCACGGCAGGAGTTGTCCGACGGCCGGGACATCACCGTCATCCCGATTTCTCTGGCTCGGGCCGACCGCCGTCAGCGGTGA
- a CDS encoding acyl carrier protein yields MNELSRAQIRDLMAQVLKNQDKELPAGDEAQLREIGFRSLDFSELALRVEDETGEELNFDAPGLRRIATVGDVLDFLVELQHQ; encoded by the coding sequence ATGAACGAATTGAGTCGCGCGCAGATCCGCGACCTCATGGCTCAGGTGCTGAAGAATCAGGACAAGGAGCTGCCGGCGGGCGACGAGGCGCAGTTGCGGGAGATCGGCTTCCGGTCGCTCGACTTCTCCGAGTTGGCGCTGCGGGTGGAGGACGAGACGGGGGAGGAGCTCAACTTCGACGCCCCCGGGCTGCGGCGCATCGCCACCGTCGGGGACGTCCTCGACTTCCTCGTCGAGCTCCAACACCAGTGA